The following proteins are co-located in the Magnetococcales bacterium genome:
- a CDS encoding MFS transporter, which yields MILMTLVLATQPLFLRQALSLGRENAGFVNANIQVATEVIEMVLVGYLGYLSDRFGRVPIMLFGFLLAGGMALLTPFSSEISLILGVDALAVYYLARILTSLGTTAVWPQLATMTGDYSTSRNRIQILAKAGLMTAFGATLVYAVLIQLTNYVGVKTIMLLPALVGLAGAWLVRHFLLETAPRLEESRFPFQRLLALLKNKRELRLSFLAAFSSRNDMVIIGLFLMTWFIYFSDLLPDVNSDQAAAKAGFVIGFIGLVVLFSIPVWGRITERHGPVRAVVFGLLLSGVGFLTFGFIVNPLSWWSLLPALLVGLGQAGCILAPQILVMDHAEEGISGSVMGAFNTAGCVGIVFFLQVGGILFDWIGPTAPFLFTGLANIAIMLYGLAILWRQESGGGERCDVS from the coding sequence ATGATCCTCATGACCCTGGTGCTGGCAACGCAGCCGTTGTTTTTGCGTCAGGCGCTCTCCCTGGGACGGGAAAACGCCGGGTTTGTCAACGCCAACATTCAAGTAGCTACCGAGGTGATCGAAATGGTCCTCGTGGGCTATCTGGGGTATCTGTCCGATCGGTTTGGCCGGGTGCCGATCATGCTCTTCGGCTTCCTGCTGGCGGGAGGGATGGCCCTTCTCACCCCTTTCAGCAGTGAAATCTCCCTGATTCTGGGTGTCGATGCCCTGGCGGTCTACTACCTGGCACGGATACTGACCTCCCTGGGAACCACCGCAGTCTGGCCGCAACTTGCCACCATGACCGGGGATTACAGCACGTCACGGAATCGTATCCAGATTCTTGCCAAGGCCGGTCTCATGACCGCATTTGGTGCGACCCTGGTCTATGCCGTCCTGATTCAGCTGACCAACTATGTCGGCGTCAAGACGATCATGCTGCTTCCTGCCCTGGTGGGTTTGGCTGGCGCATGGCTTGTCCGGCACTTCCTCCTGGAGACGGCTCCACGCCTGGAGGAGAGCCGCTTTCCCTTTCAGCGCCTGCTGGCCTTGCTCAAAAACAAGAGAGAGTTGCGCCTTAGTTTTTTGGCGGCTTTCTCCTCGCGCAATGACATGGTGATCATTGGCCTGTTCCTTATGACGTGGTTTATCTACTTCAGCGACCTGTTGCCGGATGTCAACAGCGATCAGGCCGCAGCCAAGGCCGGATTTGTCATTGGCTTCATCGGGTTGGTGGTGCTGTTCTCCATCCCGGTATGGGGAAGGATCACTGAACGTCATGGACCGGTGCGGGCTGTCGTGTTCGGACTGCTTCTCTCCGGCGTGGGTTTTCTCACCTTCGGCTTTATTGTCAATCCATTGAGTTGGTGGTCACTGCTGCCGGCCCTGCTGGTCGGGTTGGGGCAGGCTGGGTGTATCCTGGCACCGCAAATCCTGGTGATGGACCACGCCGAAGAGGGGATCTCCGGGTCGGTCATGGGGGCATTCAACACGGCGGGCTGCGTCGGCATCGTCTTTTTTTTGCAGGTTGGCGGCATCTTGTTCGACTGGATCGGCCCAACGGCCCCCTTCCTCTTTACCGGATTGGCCAATATAGCCATCATGTTGTA